Genomic DNA from Clostridia bacterium:
CGTTCGCGCGTACTCGACCGTTCGGTCCGATGATCAGGCTATGGCCGCGCAGTTCAATGCTGCCTTCCACCTCGCCGTCCAGGTAAAGGTCTTCGCTTCCGGACAGCTCACCCTTTACGATGACCGACTTGCCAATGTGCGCCACGTCGGCGCGATAGGTATCCATCTTTGGACTCTCCACGGGACGAACCTCCTTGACCGGTGCAACCGGAGCTGCCGGTACAGGCGCCACGTGCGCCCTGGCAGGCGGAACGAACGGCTTTTCATCCTCTTTGCGCGATTTCCACATCGGGAACTCTCCCGTCCTAATGATCGCTTTTCCGGCGCAGCCACGACTC
This window encodes:
- a CDS encoding polymer-forming cytoskeletal protein; translation: MWKSRKEDEKPFVPPARAHVAPVPAAPVAPVKEVRPVESPKMDTYRADVAHIGKSVIVKGELSGSEDLYLDGEVEGSIELRGHSLIIGPNGRVRANVHAKDVVIHGKVDGNVRGTDRVELKKSALLNGDIFTQRIVIEDGAFFKGAIDIQKAEAKQDAKREPALAAAASAPATPVFTPQASLLDRK